A genomic window from Salvia miltiorrhiza cultivar Shanhuang (shh) chromosome 5, IMPLAD_Smil_shh, whole genome shotgun sequence includes:
- the LOC130986703 gene encoding protein EXPRESSION OF TERPENOIDS 1, with the protein MAGFFSLGGGRGGANPDQEGANPDINPESWFLYRNEEIPSYRGFELWQPQPPPQQQAENFLQRPLQDLYASAGGLAVGPSRGGGFSITEESPRSGFLMMRSGGGGGGGISCQDCGNQAKKDCSHMRCRTCCKSRGFQCQTHVKSTWVPAAKRREKQQQLAALQQRQESGSGRERDRERESGKRQRENPSSSNSLVCTRIPTSTTGLELGNFPSEVSAEAVFRCVRVSAIDDAEDQYAYQTAVNISGHVFKGILYDQGTETQYMAAGETSSGGGSVSVGVQQLNLIAGTSAAAATSTADTSAPAAATSSPYLDPSLYPAPLNSFMAGTQFFPPPRS; encoded by the exons ATGGCCGGCTTCTTCTCACTAGGCGGCGGCAGGGGCGGCGCCAACCCCGATCAAGAGGGCGCCAACCCTGACATCAACCCGGAGAGCTGGTTCCTCTACAGAAATGAGGAGATTCCATCTTACAGAGGCTTCGAGCTGTGGCAGCCGCAGCCGCCGCCGCAGCAGCAGGCGGAGAACTTCCTGCAGCGGCCCCTGCAGGATCTGTACGCGTCGGCGGGGGGGCTGGCCGTGGGGCCGAGCCGCGGCGGGGGGTTCAGCATCACGGAGGAGTCGCCGAGATCGGGGTTTCTGATGATGAGGAGCGGCGGAGGGGGCGGCGGAGGGATCAGCTGCCAGGACTGCGGGAACCAGGCGAAGAAGGACTGCTCGCATATGCGGTGCCGGACGTGCTGCAAGAGCAGGGGGTTCCAGTGCCAGACGCACGTGAAGAGCACGTGGGTGCCTGCGGCGAAGAGGCgggagaagcagcagcagctggCGGCGCTGCAGCAGCGCCAGGAGAGCGGgtcggggagagagagagatagagagagggagagtggGAAGAGGCAGAGAGAGAATCCCAGCAGCTCCAACTCCCTTGTTTGCACGCGGATACCTACTTCCACCACAG GTCTAGAGCTGGGGAATTTCCCTTCAGAAGTGAGCGCAGAGGCGGTATTCCGCTGCGTCAGAGTGAGCGCCATCGACGACGCAGAAGATCAATACGCCTATCAAACCGCCGTCAACATCTCCGGCCACGTTTTCAAAGGAATTCTCTACGATCAAGGCACCGAAACCCAGTACATGGCCGCCGGAGAGACCTCCTCCGGCGGCGGAAGCGTCAGCGTCGGAGTCCAACAGCTCAATTTAATAGCCGGCACTTCTGCAGCCGCTGCCACCTCCACCGCCGACACCTCCGcccccgccgccgccacctcctcCCCTTATCTCGACCCTTCTCTATACCCAGCTCCTCTTAACAGCTTCATGGCCGGTACGCAATTCTTCCCACCACCAAGATCTTGA